A window of Ranitomeya variabilis isolate aRanVar5 chromosome 2, aRanVar5.hap1, whole genome shotgun sequence contains these coding sequences:
- the PPT2 gene encoding lysosomal thioesterase PPT2, with amino-acid sequence MRRQRGTVNVAEMCRRTAPMLFFVPLLLWLGAPSHGYKPVILVHGLFDSSANFKYLVEYINKSHPGTNISVLDLFDHRASLQPLWKQVMGFREAIYPIMQNAGKEGVHLLCYSQGGLICRGILETMPDHNVDTFISLSSPQMGQYGDTDYLRYLFPTYVKANLYRFCYTQFGQSISICNFWNDPHHHDMYINNSKFLAPINSERPEPNTTEWRKNFLRLRKLVLIGGPSDGVITPWESSHFGFYDENETVQEMRYQKVYTDDSFGLRTLDKRGAVTVYNVANVVHTMWHSNETVYKECIEKWLT; translated from the exons ATGAGACGCCAGAGA GGAACTGTAAACGTGGCTGAAATGTGCCGCCGGACAGCGCCGATGCTCTTCTTCGTGCCCCTCTTACTGTGGTTAGGTGCCCCCTCTCACGGATACAAACCGGTTATCTTGGTCCATGGCCTCTTCGACAGTTCTGCCAACTTCAAATACCTGGTGGAGTACATCAACAAG TCTCACCCGGGCACCAATATCTCGGTGCTGGACTTGTTTGACCACAGGGCGAGTCTGCAGCCTCTCTGGAAACAAGTGATGGGATTCCGGGAAGCCATCTACCCCATAATGCAGAACGCTGGCAAGGAAGGGGTGCACCTGCTCTGCTATTCACAAG gaggactgatctgtCGGGGAATCTTGGAGACGATGCCGGACCACAATGTGGACACGTTCATCTCGTTGTCTTCCCCGCAGATGGGACAGTATGGAG ACACAGATTATCTGCGCTATCTGTTCCCCACCTATGTGAAGGCCAATCTCTACAGATTCTGCTACACGCAGTTCGGGCAGAGCATCTCCATCTGCAATTTCTGGAACG ATCCCCATCACCACGACATGTACATCAACAACAGCAAGTTCCTGGCGCCTATAAACTCCGAACGGCCGGAGCCAAACACGACAG AATGGAGGAAAAACTTCCTGCGCCTTCGGAAGTTAGTGCTCATCGGCGGTCCCAGTGATGGCGTCATCACCCCCTGGGAGTCCAG ccACTTTGGATTCTACGATGAGAATGAGACGGTGCAGGAGATGAGATACCAGAAG GTCTACACGGACGACAGCTTTGGCCTCCGCACGCTGGATAAGAGAGGAGCCGTCACGGTGTACAATGTGGCCAACGTGGTTCACACAATGTGGCACTCCAACGAGACGGTGTACAAGGAATGCATCGAGAAGTGGCTGACCTAA
- the LOC143806118 gene encoding carnitine O-acetyltransferase-like, which produces MIRHLTRCTAPLRATISLRWAHSAPPLPRQPVPNLRKTLDSYLRSLQPLVDDDELESTWELVEEFLRPGGQGEELQRQLHKRAERTDNWLTDWRQECIYLENHLPLPVHSSPAVILPQQEYNDWRGQLRFASKLICGVLDFKAKIESPGGLEELWRGQRLCPDQYYKFFGSCREPGTKRDRVLLHPRSKSHYVTVCKNYQFFELDVYNSDGSPLTEDQIHQQLLFVRAHSKKTDKEPVGVLTTDHRNSWGRAYSTLIRDRLNRESVRSIQRSLFTVCLDATALKYSEDLYSSRTAAQMLHGGGSHANSGNRWFDKTLQFVVGEDGTCGLIYDQATADASAVLTMLHNVFDYCSEGPRLLPPRTPLTLVPSPRKLYFNFPPEIKQHVEQAEQNLDILVNDLDICCFSFPDFGKKFPQRYNMSPGTFLQICLQLAYYRLHGSLCATSEAVSLRAFHRGRSDVVRCSSPEALEFVQAADDPQKLVEEKRSLLVRAVESQQEATEQVLQGQSVDGAILALKMLCLSSGMALPTLFMDTSYAVSSHWKLFTGQVSSPLDCVMCYGPLVPDGYSVCFAPTQDSITVCVSAFDCCQETDAERLSDSLQGALRDVHALVLSAPSQEEA; this is translated from the exons ATGATCCGACACCTGACACGCTGCACAGCCCCCCTTAGGGCTACG ATCTCCCTCCGTTGGGCCCATTCTGCCCCTCCGCTCCCTCGCCAGCCAGTCCCCAATCTCCGGAAGACCCTCGACAGCTACCTGCGCTCTCTCCAGCCTCTCGTCGATGACGACGAGCTGGAGAGCACCTGGGAGTTGGTGGAGGAGTTCCTCCGTCCCGGAGGACAAGGAGAAGAGCTGCAGAGACAACTACATAAGAGAGCGGAGCGCACCGATAACTGG CTCACAGACTGGAGACAAGAGTGTATATACCTGGAGAATCACCTACCGCTCCCCGTACACTCCAGCCCGGCCGTCATCCTCCCTCAGCAGGAATACAACGACTGGAGGGGACAGCTGAG ATTTGCATCCAAACTAATCTGCGGAGTCCTGGATTTTAAAGCCAAAATTGAGAG CCCTGGTGGTCTGGAGGAGCTATGGCGAGGTCAGAGGCTGTGCCCGGATCAGTATTACAAATTCTTTGGATCCTGCAGGGAGCCTGGAACCAAGAGAGATCGAGTCCTTCTCCATCCTCGTAGCAAGTCTCACTATGTCACCGTCTGCAAGAACTACCAG TTTTTTGAGCTGGACGTGTACAACAGTGACGGCTCTCCCCTGACGGAAGATCAGATTCACCAGCAGTTGCTCTTTGTACGGGCGCACTCTAAAAAGACAGACAAGGAGCCCGTCGGGGTGCTCACCACCGACCACAGGAACAGCTGGGGGCGAGCATACAGCACCCTCATCCGAG ACCGGCTGAACCGGGAGTCTGTGCGCAGTATCCAGCGCAGCCTTTTTACCGTGTGTCTGGATGCTACAGCGCTGAAGTACTCGGAGGACCTGTACAGCAGCCGCACCGCTGCCCAGATGCTACACGGAGGAGGGAGCCATGCCAACAGCGGCAATCGCTGGTTTGACAAGACCTTACAG TTTGTGGTCGGAGAAGACGGGACCTGCGGACTCATATATGATCAGGCGACAGCCGATGCCTCCGCGGTGCTGACCATGCTGCACAATGTGTTCGACTACTG ctccgaGGGTCCCAGGCTGCTGCCGCCCCGCACTCCTCTCACCCTGGTTCCTTCTCCGAGAAAGCTGTACTTCAACTTCCCCCCGGAGATCAAGCAGCACGTGGAACAAGCCGAGCAGAACCTGGACAT ATTGGTAAATGATCTGGACATCTGCTGCTTCTCCTTCCCCGACTTCGGAAAGAAGTTTCCTCAGCGGTACAACATGAGCCCGGGCACGTTCCTCCAGATCTGCCTGCAGCTGGCATACTACAG GTTACACGGCTCGCTATGCGCAACATCCGAGGCTGTTTCTCTCCGCGCCTTTCATCGGGGGCGGTCGGATGTGGTGCGTTGCTCCTCCCCCGAGGCACTGGAATTTGTTCAAGCTGCAGATGACCCCCAAAAACTG GTAGAAGAGAAACGTTCCCTCTTGGTTAGAGCAGTAGAAAGTCAGCAAGAAGCCACCGAGCAG GTGTTACAAGGCCAGTCTGTAGATGGCGCTATCCTGGCGCTGAAGATGCTGTGTCTTTCCTCCGGGATGGCGCTCCCGACTCTATTCATGGACACATCGTATGCGGTGTCTTCCCACTGGAAACTCTTCACGGGACAG GTGTCGTCCCCCTTGGACTGTGTGATGTGTTACGGGCCCCTGGTTCCTGACGGGTACAGTGTCTGCTTCGCACCCACCCAGGACAGCATCACCGTGTGTGTGTCCGCATTCGATTGCTGTCAGGAGACTGATGCTGAGCGGCTGTCAGACAGCCTGCAGGGGGCGCTGAGAGACGTGCACGCCCTCGTCCTGAGCGCTCCATCGCAGGAGGAGGCGTAG